The Rattus rattus isolate New Zealand chromosome 1, Rrattus_CSIRO_v1, whole genome shotgun sequence genome includes a region encoding these proteins:
- the Mfsd12 gene encoding major facilitator superfamily domain-containing protein 12 isoform X3 gives MSPPSGDAGPGPPRTLSLAARLSFAVGHFLNDLCAGMWFTYLLLFLHSVRGYSSRGAGLLLLLGQVADGLCTPLVGYEADRAACVRCGPRKAWHLAGTVCVLLSFPFIFSPCLGCGEATPEWAALLYYGPFIVIFQFGWAATQIAHLSLIPELTTSDHEKVELTALRYAFTVVANITVYGAAWLLLHLQGSAHGGQNISVGDQLGVQDVSVFRNLALLVVGVGAVFSLLFHLGTKESRRPQHRGIEPDEHSPLLAPAPQPLLLWRHWLQEPAFYQVGVLYMTTRLIVNLSQTYIAMYLTYSLSLPKKFIATIPLVMYLSGFFSSFLMKPINRRIGRNHSGAFVYGAMSFSDKVANGLAVMAVQSLHPCPSELCCGACIGFYHWVMTAVTGGVGVAAALALCSILIWPIRIRTRDPRDRP, from the exons ATGTCGCCTCCGTCGGGCGACGCAGGCCCGGGGCCGCCGCGGACGCTGTCCCTTGCCGCGCGTCTGAGCTTCGCGGTCGGCCACTTCCTCAATGACCTGTGCGCCGGCATGTGGTTCACCTACCTGCTGCTGTTCCTGCACTCCGTGCGCGGGTACAGCTCGCGCGGCgcggggctgctgctgctgctcggCCAGGTGGCCGACGGGCTCTGCACGCCGCTCGTGGGCTACGAGGCCGACCGTGCCGCCTGCGTACGCTGCGGGCCCCGCAAGGCCTGGCACCTAGCCG GCACTGTCTGTGTCCTGCTCTCCTTCCCATTCATCTTCAGCCCATGCCTGGGCTGTGGGGAAGCCACACCTGAGTGGGCCGCGCTGCTGTACTATGGGCCCTTCATCGTCATCTTCCAGTTTGGCTGGGCTGCCACGCAGATTGCCCACCTGAGCCTCATCCCAGAGCTGACCACCAGTGACCACGAGAAGGTGGAGCTCACAGCCCTCAG GTATGCCTTCACTGTGGTCGCCAACATCACTGTGTATGGAGCGGCCTGGTTGCTGCTGCATTTGCAGGGCTCTGCGCACGGGGGCCAGAACATCAGTGTGGGTGACCAGCTGGGAGTCCAGGATGTGTCTGTGTTCCGG AACCTGGCCCTGCTGGTGGTGGGTGTGGGGGCCGTCTTCTCGCTGCTCTTCCACTTGGGTACCAAGGAGAGCCGCAGGCCCCAGCACCGGGGGATCGAACCTGATGAGCACAGCCCCCTGCTGGCGCCCGCGCCCCAGCCACTGCTGCTGTGGAGACACTGGCTTCAGGAGCCAGCTTTCTATCAG GTAGGCGTGCTGTACATGACCACAAGGCTTATTGTGAACCTGTCTCAGACCTACATTGCCATGTATCTGACCTATTCTCTCAGCCTGCCCAAG AAGTTCATTGCCACCATCCCCCTGGTGATGTACTTGAGtggcttcttctcctccttcctcatgaAGCCAATCAACAGGCGCATAGGGAGGAAC CACAGTGGAGCCTTCGTCTATGGTGCTATGAGCTTTTCGGATAAAGTGGCCAATGGGCTGGCAGTCATGGCTGTGCAGAGCCTGCATCCCTGTCC CTCTGAGCTGTGCTGCGGAGCCTGCATCGGCTTTTACCACTGGGTGATGACAGCAGTGACGGGAGGTGTGGGTGTGGCCGCAGCCCTGGCTCTCTGCAGCATCCTCATCTGGCCCATTCGCATTCGCACCC GGGACCCCAGAGACCGGCCCTGA
- the Mfsd12 gene encoding major facilitator superfamily domain-containing protein 12 isoform X2, whose protein sequence is MSPPSGDAGPGPPRTLSLAARLSFAVGHFLNDLCAGMWFTYLLLFLHSVRGYSSRGAGLLLLLGQVADGLCTPLVGYEADRAACVRCGPRKAWHLAGTVCVLLSFPFIFSPCLGCGEATPEWAALLYYGPFIVIFQFGWAATQIAHLSLIPELTTSDHEKVELTALRYAFTVVANITVYGAAWLLLHLQGSAHGGQNISVGDQLGVQDVSVFRNLALLVVGVGAVFSLLFHLGTKESRRPQHRGIEPDEHSPLLAPAPQPLLLWRHWLQEPAFYQVGVLYMTTRLIVNLSQTYIAMYLTYSLSLPKKFIATIPLVMYLSGFFSSFLMKPINRRIGRNMTYFTGLLVILAFAAWVALADNLGVAVYGAAVLLGAGCATILVTSLAMTADLIGPHTHSGAFVYGAMSFSDKVANGLAVMAVQSLHPCPSELCCGACIGFYHWVMTAVTGGVGVAAALALCSILIWPIRIRTRDPRDRP, encoded by the exons ATGTCGCCTCCGTCGGGCGACGCAGGCCCGGGGCCGCCGCGGACGCTGTCCCTTGCCGCGCGTCTGAGCTTCGCGGTCGGCCACTTCCTCAATGACCTGTGCGCCGGCATGTGGTTCACCTACCTGCTGCTGTTCCTGCACTCCGTGCGCGGGTACAGCTCGCGCGGCgcggggctgctgctgctgctcggCCAGGTGGCCGACGGGCTCTGCACGCCGCTCGTGGGCTACGAGGCCGACCGTGCCGCCTGCGTACGCTGCGGGCCCCGCAAGGCCTGGCACCTAGCCG GCACTGTCTGTGTCCTGCTCTCCTTCCCATTCATCTTCAGCCCATGCCTGGGCTGTGGGGAAGCCACACCTGAGTGGGCCGCGCTGCTGTACTATGGGCCCTTCATCGTCATCTTCCAGTTTGGCTGGGCTGCCACGCAGATTGCCCACCTGAGCCTCATCCCAGAGCTGACCACCAGTGACCACGAGAAGGTGGAGCTCACAGCCCTCAG GTATGCCTTCACTGTGGTCGCCAACATCACTGTGTATGGAGCGGCCTGGTTGCTGCTGCATTTGCAGGGCTCTGCGCACGGGGGCCAGAACATCAGTGTGGGTGACCAGCTGGGAGTCCAGGATGTGTCTGTGTTCCGG AACCTGGCCCTGCTGGTGGTGGGTGTGGGGGCCGTCTTCTCGCTGCTCTTCCACTTGGGTACCAAGGAGAGCCGCAGGCCCCAGCACCGGGGGATCGAACCTGATGAGCACAGCCCCCTGCTGGCGCCCGCGCCCCAGCCACTGCTGCTGTGGAGACACTGGCTTCAGGAGCCAGCTTTCTATCAG GTAGGCGTGCTGTACATGACCACAAGGCTTATTGTGAACCTGTCTCAGACCTACATTGCCATGTATCTGACCTATTCTCTCAGCCTGCCCAAG AAGTTCATTGCCACCATCCCCCTGGTGATGTACTTGAGtggcttcttctcctccttcctcatgaAGCCAATCAACAGGCGCATAGGGAGGAAC aTGACCTACTTCACCGGGCTGCTGGTGATCCTGGCCTTTGCAGCTTGGGTGGCCCTGGCAGATAACTTGGGTGTGGCCGTATATGGGGCCGCAGTGCTGTTGGGTGCAGGCTGTGCCACCATCCTTGTCACCTCCCTAGCCATGACCGCTGACCTCATTGGCCCCCACACG CACAGTGGAGCCTTCGTCTATGGTGCTATGAGCTTTTCGGATAAAGTGGCCAATGGGCTGGCAGTCATGGCTGTGCAGAGCCTGCATCCCTGTCC CTCTGAGCTGTGCTGCGGAGCCTGCATCGGCTTTTACCACTGGGTGATGACAGCAGTGACGGGAGGTGTGGGTGTGGCCGCAGCCCTGGCTCTCTGCAGCATCCTCATCTGGCCCATTCGCATTCGCACCC GGGACCCCAGAGACCGGCCCTGA
- the Mfsd12 gene encoding major facilitator superfamily domain-containing protein 12 isoform X1 — MSPPSGDAGPGPPRTLSLAARLSFAVGHFLNDLCAGMWFTYLLLFLHSVRGYSSRGAGLLLLLGQVADGLCTPLVGYEADRAACVRCGPRKAWHLAGTVCVLLSFPFIFSPCLGCGEATPEWAALLYYGPFIVIFQFGWAATQIAHLSLIPELTTSDHEKVELTALRYAFTVVANITVYGAAWLLLHLQGSAHGGQNISVGDQLGVQDVSVFRNLALLVVGVGAVFSLLFHLGTKESRRPQHRGIEPDEHSPLLAPAPQPLLLWRHWLQEPAFYQVGVLYMTTRLIVNLSQTYIAMYLTYSLSLPKKFIATIPLVMYLSGFFSSFLMKPINRRIGRNMTYFTGLLVILAFAAWVALADNLGVAVYGAAVLLGAGCATILVTSLAMTADLIGPHTVGLMGGAWGRGWELGGVVWTLSWALTRCGVSPQHSGAFVYGAMSFSDKVANGLAVMAVQSLHPCPSELCCGACIGFYHWVMTAVTGGVGVAAALALCSILIWPIRIRTRDPRDRP, encoded by the exons ATGTCGCCTCCGTCGGGCGACGCAGGCCCGGGGCCGCCGCGGACGCTGTCCCTTGCCGCGCGTCTGAGCTTCGCGGTCGGCCACTTCCTCAATGACCTGTGCGCCGGCATGTGGTTCACCTACCTGCTGCTGTTCCTGCACTCCGTGCGCGGGTACAGCTCGCGCGGCgcggggctgctgctgctgctcggCCAGGTGGCCGACGGGCTCTGCACGCCGCTCGTGGGCTACGAGGCCGACCGTGCCGCCTGCGTACGCTGCGGGCCCCGCAAGGCCTGGCACCTAGCCG GCACTGTCTGTGTCCTGCTCTCCTTCCCATTCATCTTCAGCCCATGCCTGGGCTGTGGGGAAGCCACACCTGAGTGGGCCGCGCTGCTGTACTATGGGCCCTTCATCGTCATCTTCCAGTTTGGCTGGGCTGCCACGCAGATTGCCCACCTGAGCCTCATCCCAGAGCTGACCACCAGTGACCACGAGAAGGTGGAGCTCACAGCCCTCAG GTATGCCTTCACTGTGGTCGCCAACATCACTGTGTATGGAGCGGCCTGGTTGCTGCTGCATTTGCAGGGCTCTGCGCACGGGGGCCAGAACATCAGTGTGGGTGACCAGCTGGGAGTCCAGGATGTGTCTGTGTTCCGG AACCTGGCCCTGCTGGTGGTGGGTGTGGGGGCCGTCTTCTCGCTGCTCTTCCACTTGGGTACCAAGGAGAGCCGCAGGCCCCAGCACCGGGGGATCGAACCTGATGAGCACAGCCCCCTGCTGGCGCCCGCGCCCCAGCCACTGCTGCTGTGGAGACACTGGCTTCAGGAGCCAGCTTTCTATCAG GTAGGCGTGCTGTACATGACCACAAGGCTTATTGTGAACCTGTCTCAGACCTACATTGCCATGTATCTGACCTATTCTCTCAGCCTGCCCAAG AAGTTCATTGCCACCATCCCCCTGGTGATGTACTTGAGtggcttcttctcctccttcctcatgaAGCCAATCAACAGGCGCATAGGGAGGAAC aTGACCTACTTCACCGGGCTGCTGGTGATCCTGGCCTTTGCAGCTTGGGTGGCCCTGGCAGATAACTTGGGTGTGGCCGTATATGGGGCCGCAGTGCTGTTGGGTGCAGGCTGTGCCACCATCCTTGTCACCTCCCTAGCCATGACCGCTGACCTCATTGGCCCCCACACGGTAGGGCTGATGGGAGGCGCCTGGGGGCGTGGTTGGGAGCTTGGGGGCGTGGTTTGGACCCTGTCCTGGGCACTAACCCGGTGTGGTGTGTCCCCCCAGCACAGTGGAGCCTTCGTCTATGGTGCTATGAGCTTTTCGGATAAAGTGGCCAATGGGCTGGCAGTCATGGCTGTGCAGAGCCTGCATCCCTGTCC CTCTGAGCTGTGCTGCGGAGCCTGCATCGGCTTTTACCACTGGGTGATGACAGCAGTGACGGGAGGTGTGGGTGTGGCCGCAGCCCTGGCTCTCTGCAGCATCCTCATCTGGCCCATTCGCATTCGCACCC GGGACCCCAGAGACCGGCCCTGA
- the C1H19orf71 gene encoding uncharacterized protein C19orf71 homolog — MDCGCPLPCCWDTFVPVNSGPWALVTRPSPKAGPDMENVRREATRPFVPSGTLELYFPDHLYRNDYLSMEGPRWAQAIKQAVRWKFTPMGQDAAGQMWYTGLTNSNPCDAWYMLPRALDMPYREAHTRWHGCFQSRQRDLPPAYTQHLRETAFWDPAIPPQYLNPGTRWGCLQWRDRQIRGKEFVVNRNQFGAELPRRSDYVPDLSPPHRPRFTAQDFKQRCLDRSCPATGQPPPAFTPTL; from the exons ATGGACTGTGGCTGCCCACTTCCTTGTTGCTGGGATACCTTTGTCCCTGTCAACAGTGGTCCCTGGGCCTTGGTGACTAGACCCTCTCCGAAGGCAGGGCCAGACATGGAAAACGTGAGGCGAGAGGCTACTCGGCCCTTTGTTCCTTCGGGCACCCTCGAACTCTACTTCCCTGACCATCTGTACCG CAATGACTACTTGTCCATGGAAGGGCCCCGTTGGGCGCAGGCCATCAAGCAAGCTGTGCGCTGGAAGTTCACGCCCATGGGTCAGGACGCGGCCGGCCAGATGTGGTACACTGGCTTGACCAACTCGAATCCATGTGATGCCTGGTACATGCTGCCGCGCGCTCTCGACATGCCATACCGCGAGGCCCACACTCGCTGGCACGGCTGCTTCCAGAGTCGCCAGCGTGACCTGCCGCCCG CCTATACACAGCACTTGCGGGAGACGGCCTTCTGGGACCCCGCGATACCTCCGCAGTACCTCAACCCTGGCACCCGCTGGGGGTGTCTGCAGTGGAGGGACAGGCAAATCCGTGGCAAGGAGTTCG TGGTCAACAGGAACCAGTTTGGGGCAGAGCTGCCCCGGCGGTCTGACTACGTGCCGGACCTGTCGCCGCCACATCGGCCGCGCTTCACTGCACAGGACTTCAAACAGCGGTGCCTGGACCGTTCCTGCCCGGCCACTGGCCAGCCGCCCCCGGCCTTCACCCCCACGCTCTGA
- the Hmg20b gene encoding LOW QUALITY PROTEIN: SWI/SNF-related matrix-associated actin-dependent regulator of chromatin subfamily E member 1-related (The sequence of the model RefSeq protein was modified relative to this genomic sequence to represent the inferred CDS: inserted 2 bases in 1 codon) codes for MSHGPRQPGAATAPAGGKTPGQHGAFVVAVKQERSEGPRAGEKGPQEEEPVKKRGWPKGKKRKKILPNGPKAPVTGYVRFLNERREQIRTRHPDLPFPEITKMLGAEWSKLQPAEKQRYLDEAEKEKQQYLKELWAYQQSEAYKVCTEKIQENKIKKEDSSSGLMNTLLNGHKGVDCGDGFSTFDVPIFTEEFLDQNKAREAELRRLRKMNVAFEEQNAVLQRHTQSMSSARERLEQELALEERRTLALQQQLQAVRQALTASFASLPVPGTGETPTLGTLDFYMARLHGAIERDPAQHERLIXRVKEILARVASEHL; via the exons ATGTCCCACGGTCCCCGGCAGCCAGGCGCAGCCACCGC ACCTGCGGGAGGCAAGACTCCGGGCCAGCATGGGGCCTTTGTAGTGGCTGTCAAGCAGGAGCGCAGCGAAGGTCCCCGTGCCGGAGAGAAGGGGccccaggaggaggag CCAGTGAAGAAGCGAGGCTGGCCCaaaggcaagaaaagaaagaagattctCCCCAATGGGCCCAAGGCCCCGGTCACGGGCTATGTTCGCTTCCTGAACGAGAGGCGGGAGCAGATTCGCACCCGACACCCGGACCTTCCCTTCCCGGAGATCACCAAGATGTTGGGCGCCGAGTGGAGCAAGCTGCAGCCAGCAGAGAAGCAG CGGTACCTggatgaggcagagaaggagaaacagcagTACCTGAAGGAGCTGTGGGCATACCAGCAGTCAGAGGCCTACAAGGTCTGCACCGAGAagatccaagaaaacaaaataaaaaaag AGGACTCCAGCTCTGGGCTCATGAACACCCTCCTGAATGGACACAAG GGTGTGGACTGCGGCGATGGCTTTTCAACCTTTGATGTTCCCATCTTCACTGAAGAGTTTTTGGACCAAAACAAAG CACGCGAGGCGGAGCTGCGGCGCCTGCGGAAGATGAACGTGGCTTTCGAGGAGCAGAACGCAGTGCTGCAGCGCCACACTCAGAGCATGAGCAGCGCTCGTGAGCGTCTGGAGCAAGAGCTGGCGCTAGAGGAGCGGCGCACGCTGGCGCTGCAACAGCAACTGCAGGCTGTGAGACAAGCGCTCACCGCTAGTTTCGCCTCTCTGCCGGTGCCCG GCACCGGGGAGACGCCGACGCTCGGAACGCTGGACTTTTACATGGCGCGGCTTCACGGAGCCATCGAGCGCGACCCCGCGCAACATGAGAGACTGAT GCGCGTCAAGGAGATCCTGGCGCGAGTAGCCAG CGAGCACCTGTGA
- the Gipc3 gene encoding LOW QUALITY PROTEIN: PDZ domain-containing protein GIPC3 (The sequence of the model RefSeq protein was modified relative to this genomic sequence to represent the inferred CDS: inserted 1 base in 1 codon), which translates to MDSAAPREPGATEPPARARPRLVFRTQLAHGSPTGRIEGFTNVRELYAKIAEAFGIAPTEILFCTLNSHKVDMQKLXGGQIGLEDFIFAHVRGETKEVEVTKTEDALGLTITDNGAGYAFIKRIKEGSIINRIEAVCVGDSIEAINDHSIVGCRHYEVAKMLRELPKSQPFTLRLVQPRRAFDMIGQRSRSSKCPVEAKVSSGRETLRLRSGGAASVEEAPSDVEAAAARRVDDLLESYMGIRDPELAAAVVETARSSVGAQAFARGLDAVLGEFAFPDEFVVEVWAAIGEAHDACG; encoded by the exons ATGGACAGTGCTGCGCCCCGCGAGCCCGGGGCCACCGAGCCCCCGGCCCGCGCGCGCCCGCGCCTAGTGTTCCGCACGCAGCTGGCGCACGGCAGCCCGACTGGCAGGATCGAGGGCTTCACGAACGTCCGAGAGCTCTACGCCAAGATCGCGGAGGCCTTCGGCATCGCGCCTACTGAG ATCCTATTCTGCACCCTCAACAGTCACAAAGTGGACATGCAGAAGT CTGGGGGGCAGATTGGGCTGGAAGACTTCATCTTTGCGCACGTGCGTGGAGAGACCAAAGAAGTGGAGGTTACCAAAACGGAGGACGCTCTAGGACTGACCATTACAGACAACGGGGCTGGATACGCCTTCATcaag AGAATCAAGGAAGGCAGCATTATCAACAGGATTGAGGCGGTGTGCGTGGGGGATAGCATCGAGGCCATCAATGACCACTCTATTGTGGGCTGCCGGCACTACGAGGTGGCCAAAATGCTACGGGAACTGCCCAAATCTCAGCCCTTCACCCTGCGCCTAGTGCAGCCCCGGAGAGCCTTCG ATATGATTGGtcagaggagcaggagcagcaagtgtccCGTGGAAGCTAAAGTGAGCAGCGGGAGGGAGACGCTGCGCCTGCGCTCAGGGGGCGCTGCCAGTGTGGAAGAGGCG CCCAGCGACGTGGAAGCGGCAGCCGCGCGCAGAGTGGACGACCTGCTGGAGAGCTACATGGGCATCCGAGACCCCGAGCTGG CGGCCGCGGTGGTGGAGACTGCTCGGAGCTCGGTGGGAGCCCAGGCCTTCGCACGCGGCCTGGACGCCGTTCTGGGCGAGTTCGCCTTTCCAGACGAGTTCGTGGTGGAGGTGTGGGCAGCCATCGGCGAGGCCCACGACGCTTGTGGCTAG
- the Tbxa2r gene encoding thromboxane A2 receptor, with protein MWPNSTSLGACFRPVNITLQERRAIASPWFAASFCALGLGSNLLALSVLAGARPGAGPRSSFLALLCGLVLTDFLGLLVTGAVVASQHAALLDWRATDPGCRLCHFMGAAMVFFGLCPLLLGAAMAAERFVGITRPFSRPAATSRRAWATVGLVWVGAGTLGLLPLLGLGRYSVQYPGSWCFLTLGAERGDVAFGLMFALLGSVSVGLSLLLNTVSVATLCRVYHAREATQRPRDCEVEMMVQLVGIMVVATVCWMPLLVFILQTLLQTLPVMSPSGQLLRTTEHQLLIYLRVATWNQILDPWVYILFRRSVLRRLHPRFTSQLQAVSLRSPPTQAMLSGP; from the exons ATGTGGCCCAACAGCACCTCGCTGGGGGCATGCTTCCGCCCGGTGAACATCACGCTGCAGGAGCGACGTGCCATCGCATCGCCATGGTTCGCGGCATCCTTCTGCGCACTGGGCCTGGGGTCCAACCTGCTGGCGCTGAGTGTGCTGGCTGGGGCGCGACCCGGGGCAGGACCCCGCTCCTCCTTCCTCGCTCTGCTGTGCGGCCTCGTCCTCACCGACTTCCTGGGGCTGCTGGTCACCGGCGCTGTCGTGGCGTCGCAGCACGCAGCCTTGTTGGACTGGCGAGCCACTGATCCCGGTTGCCGCCTTTGCCACTTCATGGGCGCGGCCATGGTGTTCTTCGGGCTGTGCCCCCTGCTCCTGGGGGCCGCGATGGCCGCCGAGCGCTTCGTGGGCATCACAAGGCCCTTCTCACGACCTGCGGCCACGTCGCGCCGCGCCTGGGCCACTGTGGGGCTGGTGTGGGTGGGGGCCGGGACTCTCGggctgctgccactgctgggGCTCGGCCGCTACAGTGTGCAGTACCCCGGCTCCTGGTGCTTCCTGACGCTCGGGGCGGAGCGCGGCGACGTGGCCTTCGGGCTCATGTTCGCCCTCCTGGGCAGCGTGTCCGTGGGGCTGTCCCTCCTGCTCAACACCGTGAGCGTGGCCACGCTCTGCCGCGTCTACCACGCGCGCGAGGCCACACAGCGCCCCCGGGACTGTGAGGTGGAGATGATGGTTCAGCTTGTAGGCATCATGGTGGTGGCCACGGTGTGCTGGATGCCCTTGCTG GTCTTCATCCTGCAGACCTTGCTGCAGACGCTACCTGTCATGAGCCCCTCCGGACAGCTGTTGCGGACCACGGAGCACCAACTGCTCATCTACCTGCGTGTGGCCACGTGGAACCAGATCTTGGACCCCTGGGTCTACATCCTCTTTCGGAGGTCTGTGCTTCGACGCTTGCATCCAAGGTTCACTTCCCAGCTCCAGGCTGTGTCCTTGCGCTCACCCCCCACACAGGCCATGCTCAGTGGACCCTGA